A DNA window from Ipomoea triloba cultivar NCNSP0323 chromosome 10, ASM357664v1 contains the following coding sequences:
- the LOC116032693 gene encoding myosin-2-like: MGTTRTCEMRTLSSLELMLLKLQQAEEPPPPEGSLPALPARPVMRTRLPRARMKLPVTFQNSDLVGENEAGKGSCCSTSTEKEAFLDSVHQQESSESDSPHDFNEAAEDEEDRGVLQKGVVIIQRCFRGHQACRYYHELKMGAIALQSFVRGENARNGYQCLVKRLRAIVIIQKHTREHRKRTEHLTGIICLQAGIRGCLARREFDKQIASRDTDNLGNKNELTKVPQIVLLDLRRKVLITEAALERKKDENASLKKRIAEFETKWKQYESRMQYMEKMWQDQLTSIQTSLAAVRKRQAAAGNGSPRLPETSSGRLAFKPSCMLKDAGHQVNGRVDSPCHNAQFRTALDNHPESSSWIQSGQEVSSFSAKEDLAKLKQRFKSWKKDYKTRLKEAKTTMKKLGQPDRGVGSKIWCGR, translated from the exons ATGGGGACGACGAGAACGTGTGAAATGAGGACTCTTAGCTCGCTGGAGCTTATGCTGTTGAAGCTCCAGCAGGCGGAggagccgccgccgccggaggGTTCCTTGCCGGCATTACCGGCTCGGCCGGTGATGAGGACCCGGCTGCCGCGGGCCAGGATGAAACTGCCGGTCACCTTCCAGAACAGTGATTTGGTTGGAGAAAATGAGGCAGGTAAAGGGAGTTGTTGTTCAACAAGTACAGAGAAAGAGGCTTTTCTTGATTCTGTTCATCAGCAGGAATCTTCAGAGAGCGATTCACCCCATGATTTCAATGAG GCTGCAGAAGATGAGGAGGACAGAGGAGTTTTGCAGAAGGGGGTAGTGATAATTCAGAGGTGTTTCAGAGGCCACCAAGCCTGCAGATACTATCATGAGCTTAAGATGGGAGCAATTGCACTTCAATCAT TTGTGAGGGGTGAAAATGCAAGAAATGGCTATCAGTGTCTTGTAAAAAGACTGAGAGCCATTGTCATTATTCAGAAACACACAAGGGAACATAGAAAGCGAACCGAACACCTTACAGGGATCATATGCTTGCAGGCTG GCATTCGAGGTTGCTTGGCGCGAAGGGAATTTGATAAGCAAATAGCAAGCCGAGATACAGACAACCTTGGCAACAAGAATGAACTCACCAAG GTTCCACAGATAGTTTTACTTGATCTGCGAAGAAAAGTTCTGATTACTGAGGCAGCTCTGGAGAGGAAGAAAGACGAAAATGCTTCTCTGAAGAAACGCATTGCAGAATTTGAAACGAAATGGAAGCAATATGAATCGAGGATGCAATACATGGAGAAGATGTGGCAAGATCAGCTGACATCTATACAA ACAAGTCTAGCTGCAGTGAGGAAAAGACAGGCTGCTGCTGGGAATGGATCTCCAAGATTACCCGAAACCTCTTCTGGGAGGCTCGCGTTTAAACCTTCTTGTATGCTCAAGGATGCTGGACATCAAGTAAATGGCAGGGTGGATTCTCCCTGTCATAATGCCCAGTTTAGAACCGCTTTGGACAATCATCCCGAGAGCAGTTCTTGGATTCAATCAGGACAAGAGGTTTCGAGCTTCAGCGCCAAAGAGGATTTGGCAAAGCTGAAGCAGAGGTTCAAATCTTGGAAGAAAGATTACAAGACTAGATTGAAGGAGGCAAAAACAACAATGAAGAAGCTGGGACAGCCTGATAGGGGTGTGGGTTCAAAGATATGGTGTGGGAGATGA
- the LOC116032694 gene encoding transmembrane protein 184C, protein MDFTKMNRGELTMAGAGICTLLSMHLTIQTLTQHLFYWKNPKEQKAIIIIILMAPIYAVDSFLGLLDIRGSKEFFMFLDSIKECYEALAIAKFLALLYSYLNISISKNIVPDEIKGREIHHSFPMTLFQPRTTRLDHHTLKLLKYWTWQFVIVRPISSILMITLQILGFYPSWLSWTFTIILNISFYVAMYSLLAFYHVFSKELQPHKPLSKFLCIKGIVFFSFWQGILLDILVAMGIIKSQHFWLDVEHIQEAIQNVLICVEMVFFALMQQYAFHVAPYSGDMEAKFRLKKSE, encoded by the exons ATGGATTTCACGAAGATGAACCGCGGGGAGCTTACTATGGCTGGAGCTGGGATCTGTACATTGCTTTCAATGCATTTGACAATACAAACTTTGACTCAGCACCTCTTTTACTGGAAGAACCCAAAGGAACAGAAAGcgattataataattatacttaTGGCTCCAATTTATGCTGTTGACTCGTTTTTGGGGTTGTTGGATATTAGGGGAAGCAAAGAATTTTTCATGTTTCTTGACTCAATTAAGGAATGCTACGAGGCTCTG GCAATTGCTAAGTTTTTGGCGTTACTGTATAGCTATTTAAACATATCCATCAGCAAAAACATAGTGCCAGATGAAATCAAAGGAAGAGAGATTCATCATTCGTTCCCAATGACTTTATTTCAG CCCCGCACTACTCGTTTGGACCACCATACACTAAAGCTTCTCAAGTACTGGACATGGCAATTTGTTATTGTCCGTCCCATAAGCTCCATTTTGATGATAACGTTACAGATTCTTGGATTCTACCCTAGCTGGCTCAGCTGGACGTTTACCATAATACTCaacatttcattttatgttGCAATGTATtccttgcttgctttctatcatGTCTTCTCAAAGGAACTGCAACCACACAAACCGCTTTCCAAGTTCCTCTGCATCAAGGGGAtcgtcttcttctccttttgGCAG GGGATCTTGCTCGACATTCTGGTTGCGATGGGCATCATTAAGTCCCAGCACTTCTGGTTGGACGTAGAGCACATTCAGGAAGCCATTCAAAATGTCTTAATTTGTGTTGAGATGGTTTTCTTCGCTCTTATGCAGCAATACGCATTCCATGTTGCTCCCTACAGCGGAGATATGGAAGCCAAATTTAGACTTAAGAAGAGTGAATAA
- the LOC116032743 gene encoding beta-galactosidase 8-like isoform X2, translating into MSPALTYGGFCFRGCASVSVTYDHKALVIDGKRRVLQSGSIHYPRATPEVWPDIIRKAKEGGLDVIESYVFWNYHEPVRGQYYFEGRFDLVRFVKTVQEAGLYVHLRIGPYACAEWNYGGFPMWLHLISGIQFRTTNGLFMNEMKRFLEKIVNLMKDENLFASQGGPIILAQVENEYGNVEGSYGTAGELYVKWAAETAVSLNTTVPWVMCQQGDAPDPVINTCNGMYCDRFTPNSKSKPKMWTENYSGWFLAFGYPVPYRPVEDLAFAVARFFETGGSFQNYYMYFGGTNFGRTAGGPLVATSYDYDAPIDEYGFIRQPKWGHLRDLHLAIRHCEDYLVHANPKRVSLGPNLEAHVYYKTSKKCAAFLANYGSTKDATVKFKGKSYFLPAWSVSILPDCKNVVFNTARVTSQKTLGSTFTENPIATMSSLASSTWGWFKESVGVSGNGSFVASSLLEQINTTKDQSDFLWYTTSINVDQNIIERGKTKEAELTISSLGHAALVFVNKKLIGFGYGNHDVPDFKFSEKIRLNEGTNTLDILSMMIGLQNYGPWFDIQGAGIFSVVLGDHKSSKKDLSSAKWIYQVGLEGEHIGLDKTALANSSLWIHGNSLPVNQSLTWYKTMFLAPEGSGPVSINLGSMGKGQAWINGQSIGRYWSAYHSSPTGCSKKCDYRGAYDPFKCINKCGQPAQVLYHIPRSWLHPGENLLVLHEELGGDPSKISLATRNGEEICAHISQADPPPVGSWKMNQAFESQHPELQLSCEGGWKIGSIRFASFGTPGGECGTLSPGNCHSDVTSILHQVCVGKTQCSIPVTAANLGDPCPGVIKSLAVKAICSA; encoded by the exons ATGAGCCCTGCACTAA CATATGGTGGTTTTTGTTTCAGAGGATGTGCTTCAGTAAGTGTGACATATGATCATAAGGCACTGGTCATTGATGGAAAGAGGAGGGTTTTGCAGTCTGGGTCTATACACTATCCAAGAGCAACCCCAGAA GTGTGGCCGGATATTATTAGGAAGGCAAAGGAAGGAGGATTGGATGTGATTGAGAGTTATGTTTTCTGGAATTATCATGAGCCTGTCAGAGGACAG TACTACTTTGAAGGTAGGTTTGACCTTGTAAGGTTTGTGAAGACAGTACAAGAAGCCGGTCTCTATGTGCATCTGAGGATTGGACCATATGCCTGTGCTGAATGGAATTATGG GGGATTTCCTATGTGGCTGCATTTGATTTCTGGAATCCAGTTTCGAACAACGAATGGCCTTTTTATG AATGAAATGAAGCGCTTTCTTGAAAAGATCGTTAACCTAATGAAGGACGAGAACCTATTTGCATCACAAGGAGGCCCAATAATTCTTGCTCAG GTAGAAAATGAATATGGAAATGTTGAGGGTTCCTATGGGACAGCGGGGGAGTTATATGTAAAATGGGCTGCAGAAACCGCTGTTAGCCTTAATACAACCGTGCCCTGGGTGATGTGCCAGCAGGGCGATGCACCCGATCCAGTT ATAAATACATGTAATGGGATGTACTGTGATCGGTTCACACCAAATTCCAAATCTAAACCAAAGATGTGGACCGAGAACTATAGTGGATG GTTTCTTGCATTTGGTTATCCCGTCCCTTATCGACCTGTGGAGGACTTGGCTTTTGCTGTTGCACGCTTTTTTGAAACTGGCGGTTcctttcaaaattattacatg tatTTTGGTGGTACCAACTTTGGGCGAACAGCTGGAGGCCCTCTTGTTGCAACAAGCTATGACTATGATGCCCCGATAGATGAGTATG GTTTTATAAGGCAGCCCAAATGGGGACACCTGCGTGACTTACACTTAGCAATCAGGCATTGCGAAGACTATTTGGTGCATGCAAATCCTAAGCGTGTTTCACTTGGACCAAACCTTGAG GCACATGTATATTATAAAACCTCCAAGAAATGTGCGGCTTTTCTAGCCAACTATGGAAGCACGAAAGATGCAACTGTCAAATTTAAAGGGAAATCATACTTCCTTCCTGCTTGGTCTGTGAGCATTCTTCCCGACTGTAAAAACGTCGTTTTCAACACAGCAAGG GTCACTTCACAGAAGACTCTTGGCAGTACTTTTACTGAGAATCCCATCGCAACTATGTCTTCTCTGGCATCCTCAACTTGGGGCTGGTTCAAAGAAAGCGTTGGTGTCTCAGGCAACGGTTCCTTTGTGGCGTCGAGCTTACTGGAGCAGATAAATACCACGAAAGATCAAAGTGATTTTCTTTGGTATACAACAAG TATAAATGTGGATCAGAACATTATTGAGCGGGGCAAAACAAAAGAAGCAGAACTAACCATTAGCAGTTTGGGGCATGCAGCTCTCGTCTTTGTAAACAAGAAACTTATCG GATTTGGCTATGGTAACCATGATGTTCCGGACTTCAAATTCAGCGAGAAGATCCGTCTTAACGAAGGAACCAACACATTGGATATACTGAGCATGATGATTGGTTTACAG AACTATGGACCGTGGTTCGATATACAAGGGGCGGGGATATTTTCTGTTGTCCTAGGTGACCACAAGAGTTCCAAGAAAGATCTTTCTTCCGCAAAATGGATCTATCAG GTAGGCCTTGAAGGTGAACACATTGGACTCGACAAAACTGCTCTTGCAAACAGTTCATTGTGGATTCATGGAAATTCTTTGCCTGTAAACCAGAGCTTGACATGGTACAAG ACAATGTTCCTTGCTCCTGAGGGAAGCGGCCCGGTTTCAATAAACCTAGGTAGCATGGGGAAAGGCCAAGCATGGATTAATGGACAGAGCATAGGGAGATATTGGTCTGCCTATCATTCCTCACCAACAGGCTGTTCCAAAAAATGCGATTACCGGGGAGCTTATGATCCATTCAAATGTATAAACAAATGTGGCCAACCTGCTCAAGTTTT GTACCACATACCTCGCAGCTGGTTACACCCGGGCGAAAACCTGCTTGTTCTTCATGAAGAGCTCGGGGGAGACCCGTCAAAGATTTCCCTGGCGACGCGAAATGGGGAAGAGATATGTGCACACATATCACAGGCTGATCCTCCACCTGTAGGCTCCTGGAAGATGAACCAAGCTTTTGAATCTCAACACCCTGAGCTTCAGCTGAGCTGTGAAGGAGGATGGAAGATTGGATCGATTCGTTTCGCCAGCTTTGGAACTCCGGGAGGAGAATGTGGAACACTCTCTCCAGGGAACTGCCATTCTGATGTCACATCAATCCTTCATCAG GTCTGTGTAGGGAAAACACAATGTTCAATTCCAGTCACTGCAGCTAATCTTGGAGACCCTTGTCCTGGAGTCATCAAGAGCTTAGCAGTTAAAGCCATTTGCAGTGCTTGA
- the LOC116032597 gene encoding PAP-specific phosphatase HAL2-like, with amino-acid sequence MLMSWVNYPTTKLPSRVFCHSNKDAHFLPNHIGIHRNPPNLFPRNCLNFSTDPIVSLPTNLASVMDEPKNLRIGSVTADPNDKYSRELGVAVRAVHMACLLCQNVQENLISQGSQQVHSKDDNSPVTIADWSVQATVSWVLSEAFGSENVSIVAEEDVEELSKAGATGLLDGVVKTVNECLADAPRFGLTAPALALSAEEVLEAINRCNPSGAKSSRFWVLDPVDGTLGFVRGDQYAIALALIEDGVPVLGVLGCPNYPMKKEWLQYHNGYQRILSRLSSPTSESWDKGCVIYARRGSGNAWMQPLLRGEKKFIWPNSAAQIEVSSIDNPALATFCEPVEKANSSHSFTAGLAHSVGLRNQPLRVYSMVKYAAIARGDAEVFMKFARAGYKEKIWDHAAGVVIIEEAGGMVTDARGNPLNFSEGIYLEGLDRGIIACSKATLHQKIISAVDASWNSSCL; translated from the exons ATGCTCATGTCTTGGGTAAACTATCCTACGACCAAACTTCCTTCACGTGTCTTCTGCCATAGCAACAAAGATGCCCATTTCCTCCCCAACCACATAGGAATACACAGAAACCCTCCTAACTTGTTTCCTAGGAACTGCCTGAATTTCTCAACTGACCCAATTGTCTCTCTTCCAACCAATCTTGCCTCAGTAATGGATGAACCCAAGAATTTGAGGATTGGGTCTGTCACTGCTGACCCAAATGACAAGTATTCCAGAGAGCTGGGAGTTGCAGTCAGAGCTGTGCACATGGCATGCTTGCTCTGCCAGAATGTCCAAGAGAATTTGATTTCTCAAGGCTCTCAGCAAGTCCACTCCAAGGATGACAATTCTCCTGTTACAATTGCAG ATTGGAGTGTTCAGGCAACTGTGAGTTGGGTACTTTCTGAGGCCTTTGGTAGTGAGAATGTATCTATTGTTGCTGAGGAAGATGTTGAAGAGCTCTCCAAGGCTGGGGCAACTGGGCTACTAGACGGCGTGGTGAAAACAGTGAACGAGTGCCTGGCTGATGCACCGCGTTTTGGACTGACAGCACCAGCTTTGGCTCTAAGTGCTGAAGAGGTTCTGGAAGCCATTAACAGGTGCAACCCCTCGGGGGCGAAGAGCAGCAGATTTTGGGTGTTGGATCCTGTGGATGGCACGTTGGGGTTCGTACGTGGAGATCAATATGCCATTGCTTTGGCGTTGATAGAAGATGGAGTGCCAGTTCTTGGAGTTCTTGGCTGTCCAAATTACCCAATGAAGAAGGAATGGCTTCAGTATCATAACGGATACCAGAGAATTCTGTCCAGGTTGAGTTCACCAACATCTGAATCTTGGGATAAAGGATGTGTGATTTATGCGAGAAGAGGCAGTGGCAACGCCTGGATGCAACCTCTCCTTCGCGGTGAAAAGAAGTTTATTTGGCCAAACTCCGCTGCACAGATTGAAGTATCCTCCATTGATAACCCTGCATTGGCTACTTTCTGTGAGCCAGTTGAAAAGGCGAATTCTAGCCATTCTTTCACAGCAGGGCTTGCTCACAGTGTTGGACTTAG GAACCAACCACTACGCGTGTACAGCATGGTAAAGTATGCAGCCATAGCCCGAGGAGATGCTGAAGTATTCATGAAATTTGCCAGGGCGGGTTACAAAGAGAAGATATGGGATCATGCAGCCGGAGTTGTTATCATTGAGGAAGCTGGAGGCATGGTCACTGATGCCAGAGGAAATCCACTGAACTTTTCAGAAGGCATATACTTGGAAGGCCTTGATCGAGGAATCATCGCTTGCTCTAAGGCTACGCTGCACCAAAAGATCATCAGTGCCGTTGATGCTAGCTGGAATTCCTCTTGCCTGTGA
- the LOC116032743 gene encoding beta-galactosidase 8-like isoform X1 — protein sequence MERKNFLLIILFLVSAYGGFCFRGCASVSVTYDHKALVIDGKRRVLQSGSIHYPRATPEVWPDIIRKAKEGGLDVIESYVFWNYHEPVRGQYYFEGRFDLVRFVKTVQEAGLYVHLRIGPYACAEWNYGGFPMWLHLISGIQFRTTNGLFMNEMKRFLEKIVNLMKDENLFASQGGPIILAQVENEYGNVEGSYGTAGELYVKWAAETAVSLNTTVPWVMCQQGDAPDPVINTCNGMYCDRFTPNSKSKPKMWTENYSGWFLAFGYPVPYRPVEDLAFAVARFFETGGSFQNYYMYFGGTNFGRTAGGPLVATSYDYDAPIDEYGFIRQPKWGHLRDLHLAIRHCEDYLVHANPKRVSLGPNLEAHVYYKTSKKCAAFLANYGSTKDATVKFKGKSYFLPAWSVSILPDCKNVVFNTARVTSQKTLGSTFTENPIATMSSLASSTWGWFKESVGVSGNGSFVASSLLEQINTTKDQSDFLWYTTSINVDQNIIERGKTKEAELTISSLGHAALVFVNKKLIGFGYGNHDVPDFKFSEKIRLNEGTNTLDILSMMIGLQNYGPWFDIQGAGIFSVVLGDHKSSKKDLSSAKWIYQVGLEGEHIGLDKTALANSSLWIHGNSLPVNQSLTWYKTMFLAPEGSGPVSINLGSMGKGQAWINGQSIGRYWSAYHSSPTGCSKKCDYRGAYDPFKCINKCGQPAQVLYHIPRSWLHPGENLLVLHEELGGDPSKISLATRNGEEICAHISQADPPPVGSWKMNQAFESQHPELQLSCEGGWKIGSIRFASFGTPGGECGTLSPGNCHSDVTSILHQVCVGKTQCSIPVTAANLGDPCPGVIKSLAVKAICSA from the exons ATGGAAAGAAAGAATTTTTTGctgattattttgtttttggtttcaGCATATGGTGGTTTTTGTTTCAGAGGATGTGCTTCAGTAAGTGTGACATATGATCATAAGGCACTGGTCATTGATGGAAAGAGGAGGGTTTTGCAGTCTGGGTCTATACACTATCCAAGAGCAACCCCAGAA GTGTGGCCGGATATTATTAGGAAGGCAAAGGAAGGAGGATTGGATGTGATTGAGAGTTATGTTTTCTGGAATTATCATGAGCCTGTCAGAGGACAG TACTACTTTGAAGGTAGGTTTGACCTTGTAAGGTTTGTGAAGACAGTACAAGAAGCCGGTCTCTATGTGCATCTGAGGATTGGACCATATGCCTGTGCTGAATGGAATTATGG GGGATTTCCTATGTGGCTGCATTTGATTTCTGGAATCCAGTTTCGAACAACGAATGGCCTTTTTATG AATGAAATGAAGCGCTTTCTTGAAAAGATCGTTAACCTAATGAAGGACGAGAACCTATTTGCATCACAAGGAGGCCCAATAATTCTTGCTCAG GTAGAAAATGAATATGGAAATGTTGAGGGTTCCTATGGGACAGCGGGGGAGTTATATGTAAAATGGGCTGCAGAAACCGCTGTTAGCCTTAATACAACCGTGCCCTGGGTGATGTGCCAGCAGGGCGATGCACCCGATCCAGTT ATAAATACATGTAATGGGATGTACTGTGATCGGTTCACACCAAATTCCAAATCTAAACCAAAGATGTGGACCGAGAACTATAGTGGATG GTTTCTTGCATTTGGTTATCCCGTCCCTTATCGACCTGTGGAGGACTTGGCTTTTGCTGTTGCACGCTTTTTTGAAACTGGCGGTTcctttcaaaattattacatg tatTTTGGTGGTACCAACTTTGGGCGAACAGCTGGAGGCCCTCTTGTTGCAACAAGCTATGACTATGATGCCCCGATAGATGAGTATG GTTTTATAAGGCAGCCCAAATGGGGACACCTGCGTGACTTACACTTAGCAATCAGGCATTGCGAAGACTATTTGGTGCATGCAAATCCTAAGCGTGTTTCACTTGGACCAAACCTTGAG GCACATGTATATTATAAAACCTCCAAGAAATGTGCGGCTTTTCTAGCCAACTATGGAAGCACGAAAGATGCAACTGTCAAATTTAAAGGGAAATCATACTTCCTTCCTGCTTGGTCTGTGAGCATTCTTCCCGACTGTAAAAACGTCGTTTTCAACACAGCAAGG GTCACTTCACAGAAGACTCTTGGCAGTACTTTTACTGAGAATCCCATCGCAACTATGTCTTCTCTGGCATCCTCAACTTGGGGCTGGTTCAAAGAAAGCGTTGGTGTCTCAGGCAACGGTTCCTTTGTGGCGTCGAGCTTACTGGAGCAGATAAATACCACGAAAGATCAAAGTGATTTTCTTTGGTATACAACAAG TATAAATGTGGATCAGAACATTATTGAGCGGGGCAAAACAAAAGAAGCAGAACTAACCATTAGCAGTTTGGGGCATGCAGCTCTCGTCTTTGTAAACAAGAAACTTATCG GATTTGGCTATGGTAACCATGATGTTCCGGACTTCAAATTCAGCGAGAAGATCCGTCTTAACGAAGGAACCAACACATTGGATATACTGAGCATGATGATTGGTTTACAG AACTATGGACCGTGGTTCGATATACAAGGGGCGGGGATATTTTCTGTTGTCCTAGGTGACCACAAGAGTTCCAAGAAAGATCTTTCTTCCGCAAAATGGATCTATCAG GTAGGCCTTGAAGGTGAACACATTGGACTCGACAAAACTGCTCTTGCAAACAGTTCATTGTGGATTCATGGAAATTCTTTGCCTGTAAACCAGAGCTTGACATGGTACAAG ACAATGTTCCTTGCTCCTGAGGGAAGCGGCCCGGTTTCAATAAACCTAGGTAGCATGGGGAAAGGCCAAGCATGGATTAATGGACAGAGCATAGGGAGATATTGGTCTGCCTATCATTCCTCACCAACAGGCTGTTCCAAAAAATGCGATTACCGGGGAGCTTATGATCCATTCAAATGTATAAACAAATGTGGCCAACCTGCTCAAGTTTT GTACCACATACCTCGCAGCTGGTTACACCCGGGCGAAAACCTGCTTGTTCTTCATGAAGAGCTCGGGGGAGACCCGTCAAAGATTTCCCTGGCGACGCGAAATGGGGAAGAGATATGTGCACACATATCACAGGCTGATCCTCCACCTGTAGGCTCCTGGAAGATGAACCAAGCTTTTGAATCTCAACACCCTGAGCTTCAGCTGAGCTGTGAAGGAGGATGGAAGATTGGATCGATTCGTTTCGCCAGCTTTGGAACTCCGGGAGGAGAATGTGGAACACTCTCTCCAGGGAACTGCCATTCTGATGTCACATCAATCCTTCATCAG GTCTGTGTAGGGAAAACACAATGTTCAATTCCAGTCACTGCAGCTAATCTTGGAGACCCTTGTCCTGGAGTCATCAAGAGCTTAGCAGTTAAAGCCATTTGCAGTGCTTGA
- the LOC116031586 gene encoding uncharacterized protein LOC116031586, whose product MDQEFNALLQNQTWCLVPPTASMNIIGCKWVFRTKRKADGSVERYKARLVAKGFNQVPGQDFFDTFSPADVSLFYYSRGSATVYLLVYVDDILVMSNEHGALEALLSKLSSTFKIRDLGEPGFFLGIETVKCADGVLLSQRRYMTDILKRAGMTDCKPVSTPTTTSKTISTCTDPYDDPTQYRSIAGALQYLTITRPDLSFAVNLLCQHMHAPTTAHWEQLKRVLRYVKGTMSLGLRLRKSSSGELHAFSDSDWAGCPTDRKSTSGHAVFLGTNLVSWVCKKQRTVARSSTEAEYKALADVCAEVLWILSLLREIGISPLPVPKLWCDNLGATYMCANPIFHARTKHVEIDYHFVRDRVAAGDIQVHFISTKDQLADIFTK is encoded by the exons atggatcaggagttcaatgccttgttgcagaatcagacatggtgcttggttcctcccactgcgtctatgaatattattggctgcaagtgggtgtttcgcacgaaaaggaaggctgatggatctgttgagcgctacaaggccaggctcgtggctaaagggtttaatcaggtcccgggtcaagatttctttgacactttcagcccgg ctgatgtttcgttattttattattctcgtggatcggctactgtttacctgcttgtttatgtggatgatattcttgttatgagcaatgagcatggtgcattggaggctttgctctccaagctctctagtactttcaagattagagatcttggtgagcctgggtttttccttgggattgaaacagtcaagtgtgcagatggagtgttgctttctcagcgcaggtatatgactgacatacttaaacgagctggtatgacagactgcaaacctgtgtctacacctactacgacttcaaagacaatatctacctgtacagatccatatgatgatcccacgcaataccggagcattgcaggtgcactacagtacctaactatcacgagaccagatttatcctttgcagttaatctgctttgtcagcacatgcatgctccaaccactgcacactgggaacaactgaaacgtgtgttaaggtatgttaaaggtactatgtctttgggtctgcgattgagaaagtcaagttcaggtgagcttcatgcattctcggattctgactgggctggttgtcctacggatagaaagtctactagtgggcatgctgtgtttcttggaaccaatctagtgtcctgggtatgcaagaaacaaaggactgttgctcgatcttctactgaagcagagtacaaggctcttgcagatgtatgtgctgaagttctgtggatcctctctttgctgcgagaaataggaatttcacctcttccagtgcccaaactttggtgtgacaatcttggagctacttatatgtgtgctaatcctatttttcatgctcgcacaaagcatgtcgaaattgattatcactttgtgagagacagagtagctgcaggagacattcaggtgcactttatttctactaaggatcagctagctgatattttcaccaag